The Saprospiraceae bacterium genomic interval GAGTCATTTGTAACCCAAAAAGAATTATCGGTCTGGTTTTCAGATTATCTCAGTGAACAGGTGTTCGTCGTGTCAAATCCCGATCGAATAAAAGTTTATTCAAAAGAAGGTCAGGAGAACTCCATGAAACTTAAATTTCATGATGGTTATCCCGTTCACATTGCAAATATTAAATCCATAAACTGGCTTAAAGAGGTTTGTAAGAAACAATTGCATCCCTTGCAATTCAGGGCAAACGCTTATCTCGACATGGATAAAGCATTTGATGAAGATCATTTATCGGAGTTTTCAATAAACAACACTCCGTTTCGAAAAATTAAAGATTGCAGCCGGTGCATCATGGTAAATCTTCATCCGGGCTCTGAAGTATTTTACAAGGAGCCATTGGCATCTCTCAGCACCTGGAGAAGAAAAGGCAATCATGTATATTTTGGAATTTATGCAAAACCAATAAATGAATAAGCCGGAATTTTCTTCCGGCTTATTCATTAACAATAGATTTTAATTGTATTATACCAATTTTATTGCTTCACAAATTTATAATTTGAAGTAGCCCCGTTGGTCAATAGCAGTTCAAAGAAGTATGCTCCGGGCATCAATTCTGAAACATTTAATTCCGTCTGGTCATCATTTAAAATTCCCTTTTGATACAATTTTCCCATCGCATCTCTAATTTGGTACTCCTTGATTTCGCGATGATCCCGTTTTAAGCTAATATTAAGCTTATGCTGGACCGGATTCGGGCGTAATATCAATTCCTGACCGGTAAGAGGATCTTCATTTTTAACAACTTCACCAAATATTTTCAAATTGTCCAGCATTATGAAATCTTTTGATTGATCTACGAAGCCTAAAGAATCCAAGGCTCCTTCCAAAACCAGATTGCCAATTTCAATGGTAACCGGACCCCCGGTCAGCGGGATTTCCTGTTCAAAGTATCTTAATTCAGGCGTGCGACTTGCATTTTGTAAATAAACCGGATTCATGATGGATTGGCCATCCTGATTCCTGAATATGACTCTTGTTACTGCGGCTCTGGTAATGTCTGTTAATAAAGAATCATAGAGAGGATTGCCTGTTTTTTGTATGTAATCAAAGGATAAATAAGCCTTTTGAAGATTGTCGGTTTGGATACAGGCATATAAGGTTGTCGTAAATTTTGTATTACTGGAAAACATATTTCCTATCGTTCCGGTTACGATCGGCACCAATCGGTTTTGTGCATTGAATATAACTCCGCCGCTGATCAACAATGCTTCTGAACTATTAAGATTCGAATTAATTTCCAGCAATTGGAAGGAATCCGGTCTGACTACCAATAATGTGGAATCGAATTTCTGGTCTGTAAATGGCTCCAGATAACCAATGTTTGTGTTGTTGACAAACACAGCATTAAATATTGCAGTGTTGTTTGCAGTCAAGGTATCGTTTGAATACGTTAATCGGGCCAATACTTTGCGGTGGCCTATAAAATCGCGGTCGATTGAAAACTGTGGAGTTCTGTAATTTGCATTGGGGTAGATTGTACGATCTACCAGAAATTCGCGCTCGATCATTTTACCATCATACTCCAGTTGAACTTTTATCGATGTTCCCACTGCTACTGGGTGGCAACCCAAATACGTAGAAACCAGCTGTGCATTGACAATTCTGCCTTCGCACAAGGATCCTGAGGTATTTATACTGGTTACCCGAAAATCGTGTTCTCCGTTGTTGTTTTTTGAAATCAGGAGAGGCAGTCTGTTGTTTACTGTGTCGGCATCCCCTAAAAATTCAGCTTCGATCTGAATCGTAATATTTGTTCTTTCAATAAATGGCAATTTGGTAAATTTATAAATCAGGGATTGACCGGGATTCAAATCTTCACTCAGGGTCAGAAGCTCAGTTATTTTATTTCTTCGTGGCACTGATATGTGCATATTAATTTCCGTTCCTGCAGGAATTACTGCACTGCAACTGATATTGAGCAATCTGACCTCCACCGGAAAATATCCTTCCTTACAAGAAACCTGAGGAATTTTTTCATTCACAATCATGATATCATTGTCGGAATTTCTGGCACCCATACCCACAGCTACCCAGGCTTCAATGATATTTTTATATTCCTCTGAGCATTTGCCATACCTGTTCTCAGCAATGGCCAAGGTCGCCTGGCGCATATCGTAATATTTTGAAGTTTTGCCCATGTAAAGTGTCATGGCTTCATAAACGATAGATATGGCTTGGCGGATTCCAATTTTTTTAACATCGAAGTCAACGTTCTTTTCAGTCTTTCCGGCCCCCCCTTCAGATAGCAGATAAAACCAATAATTTAAGACGCCGCTGTTGGAATGCACTCCCCCATTGTCTCCTGAATTGGTCACCCAGCGACTTCCTTTGTAATTTTTAGGATTTCCAAATCTGGTTGGTTCCGACATACTTCTGAAAGCAGTGTCAGGTTTATTAAAGAATCTGGATCCCAACAACCAATTGAAATTCGCTGAATCGTATTCGAATTCAACTGCTTTTCCTACAATATCGCTGTAACTTTCATTTAAGGCACCGGATTCATATAAATATTCAAGACCAGAAGTATGCTGCGTGAGTCCATGTGTAATTTCATGGGAAACAACGTCGAGAGATGTCAACGGGTTGGTAATCACGGAGTCTCCGATTCCAAAATTGGTACCTGCGCCATCCCAAAATGCATTGACATAAAAAGATGTATCGATTACTTTGTTCAACAGTTTGGAATCCTTGTCGTCAAAGCCTTTTCTATTGAAATAATTTTTGTAATAATCGTATGTGACCTGAGCACCAAAATGCACATCCAGTGCACCTTTTTTCTGTGCAAAACTTCCTGCTTCCCAGGTATTGTCGTCATCTGTATATTTTCTGCCTGTGGCACTCACTGTTTCAATTCCTGCTCCCCTTGTAAGATCTAGAAGTTCGAATTGTCCATTTGTGAATTCAGTCTCTATTTTTCTTTGTCCATGATAAAGTGTATGGGCATCGCCAGTTCCACCACTGAAACAGCTTGTCAATATTTCGTGCTC includes:
- a CDS encoding M4 family metallopeptidase — its product is MKLISTWLLFFSMISLGFAQNKEMNRPEYLHKNVNHTWYTPDEKAPVKTADYLKKVNQDFLHPDLNSLHLISDITDQQKIRHRKIQHYFHGIEVLGGEMFIHSENDRVLSVNGNVNSNFDLAVPEQITKNQAIQYALARVPSQKYAWEQDAFQTPDPVLVWMDIAYPEYSGNFRLAYKIDIYSYVPLTKKRIYIDAENGSVLLEHEILTSCFSGGTGDAHTLYHGQRKIETEFTNGQFELLDLTRGAGIETVSATGRKYTDDDNTWEAGSFAQKKGALDVHFGAQVTYDYYKNYFNRKGFDDKDSKLLNKVIDTSFYVNAFWDGAGTNFGIGDSVITNPLTSLDVVSHEITHGLTQHTSGLEYLYESGALNESYSDIVGKAVEFEYDSANFNWLLGSRFFNKPDTAFRSMSEPTRFGNPKNYKGSRWVTNSGDNGGVHSNSGVLNYWFYLLSEGGAGKTEKNVDFDVKKIGIRQAISIVYEAMTLYMGKTSKYYDMRQATLAIAENRYGKCSEEYKNIIEAWVAVGMGARNSDNDIMIVNEKIPQVSCKEGYFPVEVRLLNISCSAVIPAGTEINMHISVPRRNKITELLTLSEDLNPGQSLIYKFTKLPFIERTNITIQIEAEFLGDADTVNNRLPLLISKNNNGEHDFRVTSINTSGSLCEGRIVNAQLVSTYLGCHPVAVGTSIKVQLEYDGKMIEREFLVDRTIYPNANYRTPQFSIDRDFIGHRKVLARLTYSNDTLTANNTAIFNAVFVNNTNIGYLEPFTDQKFDSTLLVVRPDSFQLLEINSNLNSSEALLISGGVIFNAQNRLVPIVTGTIGNMFSSNTKFTTTLYACIQTDNLQKAYLSFDYIQKTGNPLYDSLLTDITRAAVTRVIFRNQDGQSIMNPVYLQNASRTPELRYFEQEIPLTGGPVTIEIGNLVLEGALDSLGFVDQSKDFIMLDNLKIFGEVVKNEDPLTGQELILRPNPVQHKLNISLKRDHREIKEYQIRDAMGKLYQKGILNDDQTELNVSELMPGAYFFELLLTNGATSNYKFVKQ
- a CDS encoding MOSC domain-containing protein translates to MVSQAFHTKQIYIYPIKSGPPVRKSKFEWDDGCLKYDRHWMLSKLSGQMISQREYPQLNTLKMEEKGDTFILASSDGQFPSIEFSKENEIGNKIQVEVWGQTFESFVTQKELSVWFSDYLSEQVFVVSNPDRIKVYSKEGQENSMKLKFHDGYPVHIANIKSINWLKEVCKKQLHPLQFRANAYLDMDKAFDEDHLSEFSINNTPFRKIKDCSRCIMVNLHPGSEVFYKEPLASLSTWRRKGNHVYFGIYAKPINE